From one Streptomyces sp. ICC1 genomic stretch:
- a CDS encoding AMP-binding protein, with amino-acid sequence MTENTAHAPYVNPDATARFLAARDFLLERRGDYEAARAGFTWPRPERFNWALDWFDHIATGNGTDALRIVEEDGTSRGVSFGEMANRSDSAANWLRAQGVAAGDRILVMLGNQRELWEVMLAAMKLRAVVIPATPLLGPADLRDRVERGQVRHVIARAEDTAKFEGVPGGYTRIAAGPEAPTGWRRLEDIYDTDCHFTPDGETLATDPLMLYFTSGTTARPKLVEHTHASYPIGHLSTMYWLGLRPGDVHLNIASPGWAKHAWSNLFAPWNAGATVFVHNYARFDPERLMAEMDRHGVTSFCAPPTVWRMLIQSDLTLLRTPPREAVAAGEPLNPEVIDKVREAWGVTIRDGFGQTETTLQVGNFPGAPVKPGSMGRPAPGYEIVLLDPVSGKESADEGELCVALGPRPAGVMTGYRDDAERTAEAMAGGLYRTGDIASRDADGYLTYVGRADDVFKASDYKISPFELESALLEHEAVAEAAVVPAPDELRLAVPKAYVTLAAGWQPGPETARVLFAHSRAVLSPYKRIRRIEFAELPKTVSGKIRRVELRELTAAGSAAEYDEAELT; translated from the coding sequence ATGACCGAGAACACGGCGCACGCGCCGTACGTGAATCCAGACGCCACCGCCCGGTTCCTCGCGGCGCGCGACTTCCTCCTGGAGCGCCGCGGGGACTACGAAGCCGCCCGCGCCGGATTCACCTGGCCCCGCCCCGAGCGCTTCAACTGGGCCCTGGACTGGTTCGACCACATCGCCACCGGGAACGGCACCGACGCCCTGCGGATCGTCGAGGAGGACGGCACCAGCCGGGGCGTCTCCTTCGGGGAGATGGCCAACCGCTCCGACTCCGCCGCCAACTGGCTGCGCGCCCAGGGCGTCGCCGCCGGCGACCGGATCCTCGTCATGCTCGGCAACCAGCGCGAGCTGTGGGAGGTGATGCTCGCCGCCATGAAGCTGCGGGCCGTCGTCATCCCCGCCACCCCGCTCCTCGGCCCCGCCGACCTGCGCGACCGCGTGGAGCGGGGCCAAGTGCGCCACGTCATCGCGCGGGCCGAGGACACGGCCAAGTTCGAGGGGGTCCCCGGCGGGTACACCCGGATCGCGGCCGGGCCCGAGGCCCCGACCGGATGGCGGCGGCTGGAGGACATCTACGACACCGACTGCCACTTCACCCCGGACGGCGAGACCCTCGCCACCGACCCGCTGATGCTGTACTTCACCTCGGGCACCACCGCCCGGCCCAAGCTCGTCGAGCACACGCACGCCTCGTACCCGATCGGGCACCTGTCCACCATGTACTGGCTCGGGCTGCGCCCCGGCGACGTGCACCTCAACATCGCCTCGCCCGGCTGGGCCAAACACGCCTGGTCCAACCTCTTCGCCCCGTGGAACGCCGGCGCCACCGTCTTCGTCCACAACTACGCGCGCTTCGACCCCGAGCGGCTGATGGCCGAAATGGACCGGCACGGCGTGACGAGCTTCTGCGCCCCGCCCACCGTGTGGCGGATGCTGATCCAGTCCGACCTCACCCTGCTCCGCACCCCGCCGCGCGAGGCCGTCGCCGCGGGCGAGCCGCTCAACCCCGAGGTCATCGACAAGGTCCGCGAGGCGTGGGGGGTGACCATCCGCGACGGCTTCGGCCAGACCGAGACCACCCTGCAGGTCGGCAATTTCCCCGGCGCACCCGTCAAGCCGGGCTCGATGGGCCGCCCCGCCCCCGGCTACGAGATCGTGCTGCTCGACCCGGTCAGCGGCAAGGAGTCCGCCGACGAGGGCGAGCTGTGCGTGGCCCTCGGCCCCCGCCCCGCGGGGGTGATGACCGGCTACCGCGACGACGCCGAGCGCACCGCCGAGGCCATGGCCGGCGGCCTCTATCGCACCGGCGACATCGCCTCGCGCGACGCCGACGGGTACCTCACCTACGTGGGCCGGGCCGATGACGTCTTCAAGGCCTCCGACTACAAGATCAGCCCGTTCGAGCTGGAGAGCGCCCTGCTGGAGCACGAGGCCGTGGCGGAGGCCGCCGTCGTCCCCGCGCCGGACGAGCTGCGCCTCGCCGTCCCGAAGGCGTACGTCACGCTCGCCGCGGGCTGGCAGCCCGGGCCGGAGACGGCCCGCGTGCTCTTCGCGCACTCCCGCGCTGTGCTGTCCCCCTACAAGAGGATCCGCCGCATCGAATTCGCCGAGCTCCCCAAGACCGTGTCCGGGAAGATCCGCCGGGTGGAACTGCGGGAGCTCACCGCGGCCGGCTCGGCGGCGGAGTACGACGAGGCGGAGCTGACCTGA
- a CDS encoding glutathione peroxidase, whose product MSLYDIPLTTLSDEPTSLGAYKGKAILLVNTASQCGLTPQYSGLARLQFTYEEKGFTVIGVPCNQFGGQEPGNADDIQTFCAAGFGVTFPMLEKSEVNGENRHPLYQELVKIPDAEGEAGDITWNFEKFLISPAGEVVGRFRPRTEPEAPEVIEAIEALLPASA is encoded by the coding sequence ATGAGCCTGTACGACATCCCCCTGACCACCCTGTCCGACGAGCCCACCAGCCTCGGCGCGTACAAGGGCAAGGCGATCCTGCTCGTGAACACCGCCTCGCAGTGCGGCCTCACCCCCCAGTACTCGGGTCTGGCCCGGCTGCAGTTCACGTACGAGGAGAAGGGCTTCACCGTCATCGGCGTGCCCTGCAACCAGTTCGGCGGGCAGGAGCCGGGCAACGCGGACGACATCCAGACCTTCTGCGCGGCCGGCTTCGGCGTCACCTTCCCGATGCTGGAGAAGTCCGAGGTCAACGGTGAGAACCGGCACCCGCTGTACCAGGAGCTGGTGAAGATCCCGGACGCCGAGGGCGAGGCCGGGGACATCACCTGGAACTTCGAGAAGTTCCTCATCTCCCCGGCCGGCGAGGTCGTGGGCCGCTTCCGCCCGCGCACCGAGCCCGAGGCCCCCGAGGTCATCGAGGCCATCGAGGCGCTGCTCCCCGCCTCCGCGTAG
- the gcl gene encoding glyoxylate carboligase, with the protein MPRMTAAAAAVEILKLEGVEQAFGVPGAAINPFYRELKNVGGIAHTLARHVEGASHMAEGYTRAKAGNIGVCIGTSGPAGTDMITGLYSAIADSIPILCITGQAPVAKLHKEDFQAVDIASIAKPVTKKATTVLEAAQVPGVFQEAFHLMRSGRPGPVLIDLPIDVQLTEIEFDPETYAPLPVYKPAATRAQARKALQFLLESERPLIVSGGGIINADASDLLVEFAELTGVPVISTLMGWGTIPDDHALAAGMVGVQTSHRYGNATFLESDFVLGIGNRWANRHTGYNLEAYTKGRKFVHVDIEPTQIGKIFAPDFGIASDAKAALELFIEIAKELKAEGKLPDFGAWAASAQERKATLLRRTHFDNIPMKPQRVYEEMNKAFGPETRYVTTIGLSQIAGAQMLHVYKPRNWINCGQAGPLGWTIPAAIGAATADPETPIVALSGDYDFQFMIEELAVAAQHKVPYVHVLVNNAYLGLIRQAQGGLGINFEVNLEFENINAPELGVYGVDHVKVAEGLGVKAIRVTDPDQLGEAFETAKKWAQEYQVPVVVEAILERITNISMSKTVDMSDVTEFEEIATELEHAPTAIRNTLSA; encoded by the coding sequence ATGCCTCGTATGACAGCCGCCGCCGCTGCAGTGGAGATCCTCAAGCTTGAGGGTGTCGAACAAGCGTTCGGCGTTCCCGGTGCTGCGATCAACCCGTTCTACCGCGAGCTCAAGAACGTGGGCGGCATCGCACACACGCTGGCCCGCCACGTCGAAGGCGCCTCGCACATGGCCGAGGGGTACACCCGCGCCAAGGCCGGCAACATCGGTGTCTGCATCGGCACCTCGGGCCCGGCCGGCACCGACATGATCACCGGTCTGTACTCCGCGATCGCGGACTCGATCCCGATCCTGTGCATCACCGGTCAGGCTCCGGTCGCGAAGCTCCACAAGGAGGACTTCCAGGCCGTCGACATCGCCTCGATCGCCAAGCCGGTCACCAAGAAGGCGACGACCGTTCTGGAGGCCGCCCAGGTTCCGGGCGTGTTCCAGGAGGCCTTCCACCTGATGCGCTCCGGCCGTCCGGGCCCGGTCCTGATCGACCTCCCGATCGACGTCCAGCTGACCGAGATCGAGTTCGACCCCGAGACCTACGCGCCGCTGCCGGTCTACAAGCCGGCCGCCACCCGCGCCCAGGCCCGCAAGGCCCTTCAGTTCCTGCTCGAGTCCGAGCGCCCGCTGATCGTCTCCGGCGGCGGCATCATCAACGCCGACGCCTCCGACCTGCTGGTCGAGTTCGCCGAGCTGACCGGCGTCCCGGTCATCTCCACCCTCATGGGCTGGGGCACCATCCCGGACGACCACGCGCTGGCCGCCGGCATGGTCGGTGTGCAGACCTCGCACCGCTACGGCAACGCGACGTTCCTCGAGTCGGACTTCGTCCTCGGCATCGGCAACCGCTGGGCCAACCGCCACACCGGTTACAACCTCGAGGCCTACACCAAGGGCCGCAAGTTCGTCCACGTCGACATCGAGCCGACCCAGATCGGCAAGATCTTCGCCCCGGACTTCGGCATCGCCTCGGACGCCAAGGCGGCCCTGGAGCTCTTCATCGAGATCGCGAAGGAGCTCAAGGCCGAGGGCAAGCTGCCCGACTTCGGCGCCTGGGCCGCCTCCGCCCAGGAGCGCAAGGCGACGCTGCTGCGCCGTACGCACTTCGACAACATCCCCATGAAGCCGCAGCGCGTCTACGAGGAGATGAACAAGGCCTTCGGCCCGGAGACCCGCTACGTCACCACCATCGGTCTGTCCCAGATCGCCGGTGCGCAGATGCTGCACGTCTACAAGCCGCGCAACTGGATCAACTGCGGCCAGGCCGGCCCGCTCGGCTGGACCATCCCCGCCGCGATCGGTGCCGCCACGGCGGATCCGGAGACCCCGATCGTCGCCCTGTCCGGCGACTACGACTTCCAGTTCATGATCGAGGAGCTGGCGGTCGCCGCCCAGCACAAGGTCCCCTACGTCCACGTCCTCGTGAACAACGCCTACCTGGGTCTGATCCGTCAGGCGCAGGGCGGTCTGGGCATCAACTTCGAGGTCAACCTCGAGTTCGAGAACATCAACGCCCCCGAGCTGGGTGTCTACGGCGTCGACCACGTCAAGGTCGCCGAGGGCCTGGGCGTCAAGGCGATCCGCGTCACCGACCCGGACCAGCTGGGCGAGGCCTTCGAGACGGCCAAGAAGTGGGCCCAGGAGTACCAGGTCCCGGTCGTCGTCGAGGCCATCCTCGAGCGCATCACCAACATCTCGATGAGCAAGACGGTCGACATGAGCGACGTCACCGAGTTCGAAGAGATCGCGACCGAGCTGGAGCACGCCCCGACCGCGATCCGCAACACGCTGTCCGCCTAG
- a CDS encoding YciI family protein, protein MARYLISFDDGAMTFPAEELSEVAEASLAVVREAREAAVWVFGGGLERQRASVVATDGTVTDGPYPETKAVLGGFSVIDVPSREDALEWAAKLAAACRCAQEVREILPDPTA, encoded by the coding sequence ATGGCGCGGTACCTGATCTCGTTCGATGACGGCGCGATGACCTTCCCCGCGGAGGAGCTGTCCGAGGTGGCCGAGGCCTCGCTGGCGGTGGTCCGGGAGGCTCGGGAGGCCGCCGTGTGGGTCTTCGGCGGTGGACTGGAGAGGCAGCGGGCGAGCGTCGTGGCCACCGATGGGACCGTCACCGACGGCCCGTACCCGGAGACCAAGGCGGTCCTCGGCGGGTTCTCGGTCATCGATGTGCCCTCGCGCGAGGACGCGCTGGAGTGGGCTGCCAAACTCGCTGCCGCGTGCCGCTGTGCGCAAGAGGTCCGGGAGATCTTGCCCGACCCGACCGCCTGA
- a CDS encoding catalase codes for MSKRTLTTESGAPVADNQNSATAGVGGPLLVQDQQLLEKLARFNRERIPERVVHARGSAAYGHFEVTDDVTAYTSAAFLNTVGKKTETFLRFSTVADSLGGADAVRDPRGFALKFYTEEGNYDLVGNNTPVFFIKDPIKFPDFIHSQKRDPFTGKQEADNVWDFWAHAPEATHQITWLMGDRGIPASYRHMNGYGSHTYQWTNEQGESFFVKYHFKTNQGIRCLSGEQAAELVGSDANSHQTDLLQAIERGVNPSWTLYVQIMPAAEAADYRFNPFDLTKVWPHTDYPLQRVGRLVLDRNPDNVFAEVEQAAFSPNNFVPGITASPDKMLQGRLFAYADAQRYRLGVNHTLIPVNAPKATKADNYGRDGVMALRNGSRHDKNYEPNSFQGPAETGLALGAPKAVSGYTGTHEAPAHTKDDDFFQAGELYRLMSEAEKQRLVATIAGGLSQVTLEDVIEKNLAHFHAADADYGKRVEEAVRALRDA; via the coding sequence ATGTCGAAGCGCACGCTGACGACCGAGTCTGGCGCCCCGGTCGCCGACAACCAGAACTCCGCTACCGCCGGCGTCGGTGGCCCGCTCCTGGTCCAGGACCAGCAGCTCCTCGAGAAGCTTGCCCGGTTCAACCGCGAGCGCATCCCGGAGCGTGTGGTGCACGCCCGCGGCAGCGCCGCGTACGGCCACTTCGAGGTGACCGACGACGTCACCGCGTACACCAGCGCCGCGTTCCTGAACACGGTCGGCAAGAAGACCGAGACCTTCCTGCGGTTCTCCACCGTGGCCGACTCGCTGGGTGGCGCGGACGCGGTCCGCGACCCGCGCGGCTTCGCGCTCAAGTTCTACACCGAAGAGGGCAACTACGACCTCGTCGGCAACAACACCCCGGTGTTCTTCATCAAGGACCCGATCAAGTTCCCCGACTTCATCCACTCGCAGAAGCGCGACCCCTTCACGGGCAAGCAGGAAGCGGACAACGTCTGGGACTTCTGGGCGCACGCCCCCGAGGCGACGCACCAGATCACCTGGCTGATGGGTGACCGCGGCATCCCCGCGTCGTACCGCCACATGAACGGCTACGGCTCCCACACGTACCAGTGGACGAACGAGCAGGGCGAGTCCTTCTTCGTCAAGTACCACTTCAAGACGAACCAGGGCATCCGCTGCCTGTCGGGCGAGCAGGCCGCCGAGCTCGTCGGCTCGGACGCCAACTCGCACCAGACCGACCTGCTGCAGGCGATCGAGCGCGGCGTGAACCCGAGCTGGACCCTCTACGTCCAGATCATGCCCGCCGCCGAGGCCGCGGACTACCGCTTCAACCCGTTCGACCTCACCAAGGTGTGGCCGCACACGGACTACCCGCTGCAGCGTGTCGGCCGCCTGGTCCTCGACCGGAACCCCGACAACGTCTTCGCCGAGGTCGAGCAGGCCGCGTTCTCCCCGAACAACTTCGTCCCGGGCATCACCGCCTCGCCGGACAAGATGCTCCAGGGCCGCCTCTTCGCGTACGCCGACGCCCAGCGCTACCGCCTCGGTGTGAACCACACCCTGATCCCGGTCAACGCCCCGAAGGCCACGAAGGCCGACAACTACGGCCGCGACGGCGTCATGGCGCTGCGCAACGGCTCGCGCCACGACAAGAACTACGAGCCCAACTCGTTCCAGGGTCCGGCCGAGACCGGCCTGGCGCTGGGCGCCCCGAAGGCCGTCTCCGGCTACACGGGCACCCACGAGGCCCCGGCCCACACCAAGGACGACGACTTCTTCCAGGCCGGTGAGCTCTACCGCCTGATGTCGGAGGCCGAGAAGCAGCGTCTGGTGGCGACCATCGCCGGCGGCCTGTCTCAGGTCACCCTCGAGGACGTCATCGAGAAGAACCTGGCTCACTTCCACGCCGCGGACGCCGACTACGGCAAGCGCGTCGAGGAGGCCGTCCGCGCCCTGCGCGACGCCTGA
- a CDS encoding 2-hydroxy-3-oxopropionate reductase, giving the protein MSNPAALPSIAWVGLGIMGSPMAENLLKAGYSVTGFTLEQDKLDRLAAAGGSAAGSIADAVKDADVIITMVPASPQVEAISYGENGILENAKSGALIIDMSSITPQTSIDLAKNAAAKGIRVIDAPVSGGEAGAIEAVLSIMVGGEQADFDEALPVLEALGKTIVLCGPHGSGQTVKAANQLIVAVNIQACAEAVVFLEKSGVNLEAALDVLNGGLAGSTVLTRKKNNFLNRDFKPGFRIDLHHKDMGIVTDAARNVGAALPVGAVVAQLVASLRAQGDGGLDHSALLRAVERLSGAQI; this is encoded by the coding sequence ATGAGCAACCCCGCTGCGCTCCCGTCGATTGCATGGGTCGGACTCGGAATCATGGGCTCGCCCATGGCCGAGAACCTCCTGAAGGCCGGCTACTCGGTCACCGGCTTCACGCTGGAGCAGGACAAGCTGGACCGCCTCGCCGCGGCCGGTGGCTCCGCCGCCGGTTCGATCGCCGACGCGGTCAAGGACGCCGACGTGATCATCACGATGGTGCCCGCCTCCCCGCAGGTCGAGGCCATCTCCTACGGTGAGAACGGCATCCTCGAGAACGCCAAGTCCGGCGCGCTGATCATCGACATGTCGTCGATCACCCCGCAGACCTCGATCGACCTGGCGAAGAACGCCGCCGCCAAGGGCATCCGCGTCATCGACGCCCCGGTGTCCGGTGGCGAGGCCGGTGCCATCGAGGCCGTCCTGTCGATCATGGTGGGTGGCGAGCAGGCCGACTTCGACGAGGCCCTGCCGGTCCTCGAGGCCCTCGGCAAGACCATCGTCCTGTGCGGTCCGCACGGCTCCGGCCAGACGGTGAAGGCTGCCAACCAGCTCATCGTCGCGGTGAACATCCAGGCGTGCGCCGAGGCCGTCGTCTTCCTCGAGAAGTCGGGCGTCAACCTCGAAGCCGCTCTGGACGTCCTCAACGGCGGCCTGGCCGGCTCCACGGTCCTGACCCGCAAGAAGAACAACTTCCTGAACCGCGACTTCAAGCCCGGTTTCCGGATCGACCTGCACCACAAGGACATGGGCATCGTCACCGACGCCGCCCGCAACGTCGGTGCGGCCCTCCCGGTCGGCGCGGTCGTCGCCCAGCTGGTCGCCTCGCTGCGCGCCCAGGGTGACGGTGGCCTGGACCACTCCGCGCTGCTGCGCGCGGTCGAGCGCCTCTCCGGCGCCCAGATCTGA
- a CDS encoding TIM barrel protein → MGYTDQRFDVNLSILFTELPLLERPAAAAAAGFTAVELWWPWIETPTPAQAELDALKKALEDAGTQLVGLNFYAGQLPGPDRGAVSVPGEESERFNANINVAADFAASVGCKALNALYGNRVEGVDPAVQDELALKNLVVAAQAADRVGAILLIETLNKPESPLYPLVSAPAGIEIVDKVNEATGLGNAKFLLDLYHLAMNDEDLSEVIEKYAAKTGHVQIADKPGRGAPGTGELPLEELLDQLQKAGYQGFVGLEYKAADAAASFAWLPAEARAAK, encoded by the coding sequence ATGGGATACACGGACCAGCGCTTCGATGTAAATCTTTCGATCCTCTTCACGGAACTCCCGCTCCTGGAGCGTCCCGCGGCAGCCGCCGCAGCGGGCTTCACGGCGGTCGAGCTGTGGTGGCCCTGGATCGAGACCCCCACCCCCGCCCAGGCGGAGCTCGACGCCCTCAAGAAGGCTCTTGAGGACGCCGGCACCCAGCTGGTGGGCCTGAACTTCTACGCCGGCCAGCTGCCGGGACCGGACCGCGGTGCGGTGTCGGTTCCCGGTGAGGAGTCGGAGCGCTTCAACGCCAACATCAACGTGGCGGCGGACTTCGCCGCCTCGGTCGGCTGCAAGGCGCTGAACGCCCTCTACGGCAACCGCGTCGAAGGCGTGGACCCGGCCGTTCAGGACGAGCTCGCGCTGAAGAACCTGGTCGTGGCGGCTCAGGCCGCGGACCGCGTCGGCGCGATCCTCCTGATCGAGACCCTCAACAAGCCCGAGTCGCCGCTCTACCCGCTGGTGAGCGCCCCGGCCGGCATCGAGATCGTGGACAAGGTGAACGAGGCCACCGGCCTCGGCAACGCCAAGTTCCTCCTCGACCTGTACCACCTGGCGATGAACGATGAGGACCTCTCCGAGGTCATCGAAAAGTATGCCGCCAAGACCGGGCACGTCCAGATCGCGGACAAGCCGGGACGAGGTGCCCCCGGCACCGGTGAGCTGCCCCTCGAAGAGCTGCTCGACCAGCTCCAGAAGGCCGGCTACCAGGGCTTTGTCGGTCTCGAGTACAAGGCCGCCGACGCCGCCGCCTCCTTCGCGTGGCTGCCCGCCGAGGCCCGCGCCGCGAAGTAG
- a CDS encoding thiamine-binding protein, which yields MRLRVEFTTEPFDLEEAPAHAVAAREVIQKAQLDAVDVGPFGNTAEGEAAEVLTAVTALLRDSLEAGATRVSLQVNVVREETP from the coding sequence GTGCGATTGAGAGTGGAGTTCACGACCGAGCCCTTCGATCTCGAAGAGGCCCCTGCCCATGCCGTGGCCGCTCGCGAGGTCATCCAGAAGGCCCAGCTGGACGCGGTGGACGTCGGCCCGTTCGGCAACACCGCCGAGGGGGAGGCCGCCGAGGTGCTGACCGCGGTCACCGCGCTGCTGCGCGATTCGCTGGAGGCCGGAGCGACGCGCGTCTCGCTCCAGGTCAACGTGGTGCGGGAGGAGACGCCATGA
- a CDS encoding helix-turn-helix domain-containing protein — MTEPRDHPFVTAVKPLVDAMGGELMDPALAQPDDVVLAWEGQDLLAVRLPQLSDSLDHILAALERRHGVPLSQLDRKSKQDTVRILEARGAFSVRHGVETVAGALGVSRFTVYNYLNRENPNKNNQE, encoded by the coding sequence ATGACCGAGCCCCGCGACCACCCGTTCGTCACCGCGGTGAAGCCGCTGGTGGACGCGATGGGCGGCGAGCTGATGGATCCCGCGCTGGCCCAGCCCGACGACGTGGTGCTGGCCTGGGAGGGTCAGGACCTGCTGGCCGTACGGCTGCCGCAGCTCTCCGACTCGCTGGACCACATCCTGGCGGCGCTGGAGCGCCGGCACGGCGTACCGTTGTCGCAGCTCGACCGGAAGTCCAAGCAGGACACCGTGCGGATACTCGAGGCACGCGGCGCCTTTTCCGTGAGGCACGGCGTGGAGACGGTCGCGGGAGCCCTGGGCGTAAGCCGTTTCACGGTCTACAACTACTTGAACCGGGAAAACCCGAACAAAAACAACCAAGAGTAA
- the uraD gene encoding 2-oxo-4-hydroxy-4-carboxy-5-ureidoimidazoline decarboxylase → MTSSPTPGLTRFNTLDDSAATAELHEVCASSAWGSKLLAQRPFASADTLFSANEAAMAELTAEDLAEAMGGHAPIGRPKPGDPTSAREQRGMAGAPEELKTELLELNLAYQDKFGHVFLICATGATGEFMRDAVKVRIGNSPEQEREIARGELVKINRIRLTRLVESAEGA, encoded by the coding sequence GTGACTTCGAGTCCGACCCCGGGTCTCACCCGGTTCAACACCTTGGACGACAGCGCGGCCACGGCCGAACTGCACGAGGTGTGCGCCAGCTCGGCGTGGGGGAGCAAACTGCTCGCCCAGCGTCCCTTCGCCAGCGCCGACACCCTGTTCTCCGCGAACGAGGCCGCCATGGCCGAGCTCACCGCGGAGGACCTGGCCGAGGCGATGGGAGGCCACGCGCCGATCGGCCGGCCGAAGCCGGGAGACCCGACCTCCGCCCGCGAGCAGCGTGGCATGGCCGGTGCCCCGGAGGAGCTCAAGACCGAGCTCCTCGAACTGAACCTGGCCTACCAGGACAAGTTCGGCCACGTCTTCCTCATCTGCGCCACCGGTGCGACCGGTGAGTTCATGCGGGACGCGGTCAAGGTCCGGATCGGCAACTCGCCGGAGCAGGAGCGGGAAATCGCTCGCGGCGAGCTCGTCAAGATCAACCGGATCCGCCTGACCCGCCTCGTGGAATCCGCAGAAGGAGCGTAA
- the uraH gene encoding hydroxyisourate hydrolase has translation MSTETTASVSTHILDTSIGKPAEGVAISLSARTGPGGEWAALGGSATDVDGRCKDLPALPEGTTHVRLDFETETYFSMKQAEAQQDAPRVRDSGAFFPEVTITFAVNPGEHYHVPLLLNPFGYSVYRGS, from the coding sequence ATGAGCACTGAGACCACCGCGTCGGTGTCCACGCACATCCTGGACACCAGCATCGGAAAGCCCGCCGAAGGCGTCGCGATCTCCCTGTCGGCCCGTACGGGTCCGGGCGGCGAGTGGGCGGCCCTGGGCGGCTCCGCCACCGATGTGGACGGGCGCTGCAAGGACCTGCCGGCTCTGCCGGAGGGCACCACCCACGTACGCCTCGACTTCGAGACCGAGACGTACTTCTCAATGAAGCAAGCCGAGGCGCAGCAGGACGCCCCCCGCGTAAGGGACAGCGGTGCGTTTTTCCCGGAGGTCACCATCACCTTTGCGGTGAACCCGGGCGAGCACTATCACGTACCGCTGCTGCTCAACCCGTTCGGCTACTCCGTTTACCGAGGGAGCTAG
- the pucL gene encoding factor-independent urate hydroxylase: protein MPTILGQNQYGKAENRVVKITRDGDTHHIKDLNVSVALSGDMDDVHYSGSNANVLPTDTTKNTVYAFAKEYGIESAEQFGIHLARWFVNSQEPIQKARIRIEEYSWSRIATSDANSKFIGSDEVNHSFLRNGGETRVTQITYDGKNWEVISGLKDLVVMNSTNSEFWGYVKDKYTTLKEAYDRILATQVSARWRFAWSDDEQRMPNWEKSYAETRKHMLQAFAETYSLSLQQTLYQMGSRIINHRSEIDEVRFSLPNKHHFLVDLEPFGLKNDNEVYFAADRPYGLIEATVLRDGVDARIPVDMTNL from the coding sequence ATGCCCACGATTCTCGGCCAGAACCAGTACGGCAAAGCAGAGAACCGCGTAGTCAAGATCACGCGGGATGGCGACACCCATCACATCAAGGACCTGAACGTCTCGGTCGCCCTCTCGGGTGACATGGACGACGTCCACTACTCCGGCTCGAACGCCAACGTCCTGCCGACGGACACCACCAAGAACACGGTGTACGCGTTCGCCAAGGAGTACGGCATCGAGTCCGCCGAGCAGTTCGGCATCCACCTGGCGCGCTGGTTCGTCAACAGCCAGGAGCCGATCCAGAAGGCGCGCATCCGGATCGAGGAGTACTCCTGGTCCCGGATCGCCACCTCGGACGCCAACTCCAAGTTCATCGGCTCCGACGAGGTGAACCACTCCTTCCTCCGCAACGGCGGCGAGACCCGGGTCACCCAGATCACGTACGACGGCAAGAACTGGGAGGTCATCTCCGGCCTCAAGGACCTCGTCGTCATGAACTCCACGAACTCCGAGTTCTGGGGTTACGTGAAGGACAAGTACACGACCCTGAAGGAGGCCTACGACCGCATCCTGGCGACCCAGGTTTCGGCTCGCTGGCGCTTCGCCTGGTCGGATGACGAGCAGCGGATGCCCAACTGGGAGAAGTCCTACGCCGAGACCCGGAAGCACATGCTCCAGGCCTTCGCGGAGACCTACTCCCTCTCGCTGCAGCAGACCCTGTACCAGATGGGTTCGCGCATCATCAACCACCGTTCGGAGATCGACGAGGTCCGCTTCTCGCTCCCGAACAAGCACCACTTCCTCGTCGACCTGGAGCCCTTCGGCCTCAAGAACGACAATGAGGTGTACTTCGCCGCGGACCGCCCGTACGGTCTGATCGAGGCGACGGTCCTCCGCGACGGCGTCGACGCCCGTATCCCCGTGGACATGACCAACCTCTGA